One region of Scomber scombrus chromosome 10, fScoSco1.1, whole genome shotgun sequence genomic DNA includes:
- the zgc:86609 gene encoding ER membrane protein complex subunit 3-like gives MGGPELLLDSSIRMWVVLPIVFITFFVGIIRHYVTQLLHSDKKIELEQVSDSQVLLRSRILRENGKYIPRQSFAMRKHYFNDAETGFFKKVKRKVVPKNPMTDSSMLTDMMKGNLTNVLPMIVIGGWINWAFSGFVITKVPFPLTLRFKPMLQRGIDLLSLDASWVSSASWYFLNVFGLRSMYSLILGQDNAADQSRIMQDQMTGAAMAMPPDPNKAFKSEWEALEIVEHKWALENVEEDLMSRDLNFGTFFSQDIKSTMF, from the exons ATGGGGGGTCCGGAGCTCCTGCTGGACTCCAGTATTCGGATGTGGGTGGTGCTGCCCATCGTCTTCATCACCTTCTTCGTTGGGATCATCCGTCACTACGTCACTCAGCTGCTGCACAGCGACAAGAAGATTGAGCTGGAGCAGGTGTCTGACAG tcaggTGCTCCTGCGCAGCCGCATCCTCAGAGAGAATGGAAAGTACATCCCCCGACAG tcgtTCGCGATGAGGAAACATTACTTCAACGACGCAGAAACCGGCTTCTTCAAGAAAGTGAAGAGGAAAGTCGTCCCCAAGAACCCcatgacag ACAGCAGCATGCTAACAGACATGATGAAGGGGAACCTGACCAACGTGCTGCCGATGATTGTGATTGGTGGATGGATTAACTGGGCGTTCTCTGGATTCGTCATCA CTAAGGTGCCGTTTCCTCTGACGCTGAGATTCAAGCCGATGTTACAGAGAGGCATCGACCTGCTGTCACTGGATGCATCCTG GGTGAGCTCGGCATCCTGGTACTTCCTCAACGTGTTTGGACTGAGAAGCATGTACAGTCTGATCCTGGGTCAGGACAACG CTGCCGACCAATCACGGATCATGCAGGACCAGATGACGGGCGCTGCCATGGCGATGCCCCCTGACCCCAACAAGGCTTTTAAG agcgAGTGGGAGGCTCTGGAGATCGTAGAACATAAGTGGGCTCTGGAGAACGTGGAGGAGGATCTGATGTCCAGAGACCTGAACTTTGGAACCTTCTTCAGCCAAGATATCAAGTCCACCATGTTCTAG